A section of the Streptomyces sp. SLBN-118 genome encodes:
- a CDS encoding GNAT family N-acetyltransferase — translation MTTYQVRVAVGPADREACFAVRKEVFVVEQCVPEEIEYDALDAEEADTVHVLAVGEGGVPLGTGRLLHGPAAADRTGGDASVGSLGRLAVTRAARGLGVGVALVRAIEDAARERGLAAVDLHAQTQALGFYERLGYVAYGAEFLDAGIGHRSMRRGL, via the coding sequence ATGACCACCTACCAGGTGCGGGTGGCGGTCGGCCCGGCCGACCGTGAGGCCTGTTTCGCGGTCCGCAAGGAAGTCTTCGTCGTCGAGCAGTGTGTGCCGGAGGAGATCGAGTACGACGCCCTCGACGCCGAGGAGGCGGACACGGTGCATGTGCTGGCCGTCGGGGAGGGCGGGGTGCCACTCGGCACGGGACGTCTGCTCCACGGACCGGCCGCGGCGGACAGGACCGGCGGCGATGCCTCGGTGGGTTCGCTGGGACGGCTCGCGGTGACCCGGGCGGCGCGCGGGCTGGGCGTCGGGGTGGCTCTGGTACGGGCGATCGAGGATGCCGCGCGGGAGCGGGGGCTGGCGGCGGTGGATCTGCACGCGCAGACGCAGGCGCTGGGGTTCTACGAGCGGCTGGGGTACGTGGCGTACGGGGCGGAGTTCCTGGACGCGGGGATCGGTCACCGGTCGATGCGGCGCGGGCTGTAG
- the ileS gene encoding isoleucine--tRNA ligase yields the protein MTPPQYRQVPAQVDLPALEHAVLDFWREAKVFQKSLDQSEGRPEWVFYEGPPTANGMPGAHHIEARVFKDVFPRFRTMRGYHVARKAGWDCHGLPVELAVEKELGFSGKKDIEAYGIAEFNAKCRESVTRHTDAFAELTDRMGYWVDLDDAYRTMDPSYIESVWWSLKEIFNKGLLVQDHRVAPWCPRCGTGLSDHELAQGYETVVDPSVFVRFPLTSGPLAGEAALLVWTTTPWTLVSNTAVAAHPDVTYVVATNGEEKLVVAEPLLEKALGEGWQTTGRSFTGAEMERWTYQRPFELVAFPSVSEGSNGHSPAPAHYVVNADYVTTEDGTGLVHQAPAFGEDDLKVCRAYGLPVVNPVRPDGTFEEEVRLVGGVFFKKADETLVPDLESRGLLFRHVPYEHSYPHCWRCHTALLYYAQPSWYIRTTAVKDRLLEENQNTNWIPDSVKQGRFGDWLNNNIDWALSRNRYWGTPLPIWRCEDNHLTCVGSRAELGELTGTDQSALDPHRPFIDEVTFACPTCQKTATRVPEVIDAWYDSGSMPFAQWGYPYKNKELFEKRYPAQFISEAIDQTRGWFYTLMAVGTLVFDKSSYENVVCLGHILAEDGRKMSKHLGNILQPIPLMDQHGADAVRWFMAAGGSPWAARRVGHGTIQEVVRKTLLTYWNTVAFQALYARTSNWAPSTADPAPAQRTVLDRWLLSELNALVDQVTSALESYDTQRAGKLLSSFVDDLSNWYVRRSRRRFWQGDPAALRTLHDVVETVTRLMAPLTPFITERVWQDLVVPVTPDAPESVHLSTWPAPDLDAVDPGLSSQMALVRRLVELGRATRAESGVKTRQPLSRALVAAAGFESLSPELHAQITEELNVSSLASLSEVGGSLVDTTAKANFRTLGKRFGKGVQDVAKAVAAADAAALSLALRSGTATVSVNGEEVTLSPEEVIITETPREGWSVASDSGATVALDLEITPELRLAGLARDAIRLIQEARKNSGLDVADRIAVSWSSTDPSTTQALTEHEGLIADEVLATSFTTTPADDAFGTPFEDEGLSLTFRLRKV from the coding sequence ATGACACCGCCGCAGTACCGTCAGGTACCCGCCCAGGTCGATCTGCCCGCGCTCGAGCATGCCGTGCTCGACTTCTGGCGCGAGGCAAAGGTCTTCCAGAAGAGCCTCGATCAGTCCGAGGGCCGCCCCGAGTGGGTCTTCTACGAGGGCCCGCCCACCGCCAACGGCATGCCCGGCGCGCACCACATCGAGGCCCGTGTCTTCAAGGACGTCTTCCCGCGCTTCCGCACGATGCGCGGCTACCACGTCGCCCGCAAGGCCGGCTGGGACTGCCACGGCCTGCCGGTCGAGCTCGCCGTCGAGAAGGAACTCGGCTTCTCCGGCAAGAAGGACATCGAGGCGTACGGCATCGCGGAGTTCAACGCGAAGTGCCGTGAGTCGGTGACCCGGCACACGGACGCGTTCGCCGAGCTGACGGACCGCATGGGCTACTGGGTCGACCTCGACGACGCGTACCGCACCATGGACCCCTCCTACATCGAGTCGGTCTGGTGGTCGCTGAAGGAGATCTTCAACAAGGGCCTGCTCGTCCAGGACCACCGCGTCGCCCCCTGGTGCCCCCGCTGCGGCACCGGTCTCTCGGACCACGAGCTGGCGCAGGGTTACGAGACGGTCGTGGACCCGTCCGTCTTCGTCCGCTTCCCGCTGACCTCCGGCCCGCTCGCCGGCGAGGCCGCGCTGCTGGTCTGGACGACGACCCCCTGGACCCTGGTCTCGAACACCGCCGTCGCCGCGCACCCCGACGTCACCTACGTCGTCGCGACGAACGGCGAGGAGAAGCTCGTCGTCGCCGAGCCGCTGCTGGAGAAGGCGCTCGGCGAAGGCTGGCAGACTACGGGCCGGTCCTTCACGGGCGCGGAGATGGAGCGCTGGACGTATCAGCGCCCCTTCGAGCTCGTGGCCTTCCCGAGCGTCAGCGAGGGAAGCAATGGGCACAGCCCCGCCCCCGCCCACTATGTCGTCAACGCCGACTACGTGACGACCGAGGACGGTACGGGCCTGGTCCACCAGGCCCCCGCTTTCGGTGAGGACGACCTCAAGGTCTGCCGCGCGTACGGGCTGCCGGTCGTGAACCCGGTCCGCCCCGACGGCACCTTCGAGGAGGAGGTCCGGCTGGTCGGCGGCGTGTTCTTCAAGAAGGCCGACGAGACGCTCGTGCCCGATCTGGAGTCCCGCGGCCTGCTCTTCAGGCACGTCCCGTACGAGCACAGCTACCCGCACTGCTGGCGCTGCCACACCGCGCTGCTCTACTACGCGCAGCCGTCCTGGTACATCCGCACCACCGCCGTCAAGGACCGTCTCCTCGAGGAGAACCAGAACACCAACTGGATCCCGGACTCGGTCAAGCAGGGCCGGTTCGGCGACTGGCTGAACAACAACATCGACTGGGCCCTGTCCCGTAACCGCTACTGGGGCACGCCGCTGCCGATCTGGCGCTGCGAGGACAACCACCTCACCTGCGTCGGCTCGCGCGCCGAGCTCGGCGAGCTGACGGGCACGGACCAGTCTGCGCTGGACCCGCACCGTCCGTTCATCGACGAGGTGACCTTCGCCTGCCCGACCTGCCAGAAGACGGCGACGCGCGTCCCCGAGGTCATCGACGCCTGGTACGACTCCGGTTCGATGCCGTTCGCGCAGTGGGGCTACCCGTACAAGAACAAGGAGCTCTTCGAGAAGCGCTACCCGGCGCAGTTCATCTCGGAGGCCATCGACCAGACGCGTGGATGGTTCTACACGCTGATGGCCGTCGGCACGCTCGTCTTCGACAAGTCGTCGTACGAGAACGTGGTCTGCCTCGGCCACATCCTCGCCGAGGACGGCCGCAAGATGTCCAAGCACCTGGGGAACATCCTTCAGCCGATCCCGCTGATGGACCAGCACGGCGCGGACGCGGTGCGCTGGTTCATGGCGGCCGGCGGCTCACCGTGGGCGGCGCGGCGCGTCGGCCACGGCACGATCCAGGAGGTCGTGCGCAAGACGCTCCTCACGTACTGGAACACAGTCGCCTTCCAGGCCCTGTACGCGCGCACGTCCAACTGGGCGCCGTCCACGGCCGATCCGGCCCCGGCACAGCGCACGGTCCTGGACCGCTGGCTGCTGAGCGAACTCAACGCGCTGGTGGACCAGGTCACTTCGGCCCTGGAGTCTTACGACACCCAGCGCGCCGGAAAGCTCCTGTCCTCGTTCGTCGACGACCTGTCCAACTGGTACGTGCGCCGCTCGCGCCGCCGTTTCTGGCAGGGCGACCCGGCCGCGCTGCGCACGCTCCACGACGTCGTCGAGACCGTGACCCGGCTGATGGCCCCGCTGACCCCCTTCATCACGGAGCGGGTCTGGCAGGACCTGGTCGTCCCGGTGACGCCGGACGCCCCCGAGTCGGTCCATCTGTCGACCTGGCCGGCCCCCGACCTGGACGCCGTCGACCCCGGCCTGTCCTCCCAGATGGCGCTGGTGCGCCGCCTGGTGGAACTGGGCCGCGCCACCCGCGCGGAGTCCGGGGTCAAGACGCGCCAGCCGCTGTCCCGGGCCCTGGTCGCGGCGGCGGGCTTCGAGTCCCTCTCCCCCGAACTGCACGCCCAGATCACCGAGGAGCTCAACGTCTCTTCCCTGGCGTCGCTTTCCGAGGTCGGCGGCTCGCTGGTCGACACGACGGCCAAGGCGAACTTCCGTACCCTGGGCAAGCGGTTCGGCAAGGGCGTGCAGGACGTGGCCAAGGCGGTGGCCGCGGCCGATGCGGCGGCCCTGTCCCTGGCGCTGCGCTCGGGCACTGCGACCGTGTCGGTGAACGGCGAGGAGGTGACCCTCTCCCCGGAGGAGGTCATCATCACGGAAACCCCGCGCGAGGGCTGGTCGGTGGCATCCGACTCGGGCGCGACGGTAGCGCTGGACCTGGAGATCACTCCGGAACTGCGGCTCGCGGGCCTGGCACGTGACGCGATCCGGCTGATCCAGGAGGCCCGCAAGAACAGCGGCCTGGACGTCGCGGACCGTATCGCGGTGAGCTGGTCGTCCACGGACCCGTCCACGACCCAGGCCCTGACCGAACACGAAGGCCTGATCGCGGACGAAGTTCTGGCGACGAGCTTCACGACCACCCCGGCGGACGACGCCTTCGGCACCCCGTTCGAGGACGAGGGCCTGTCCCTGACGTTCCGCCTCCGCAAGGTGTAG
- a CDS encoding TraR/DksA C4-type zinc finger protein translates to MVAKKTAGKTGSARSTAAGAAAKDTSGKKSTVAKKAAAGSGKQGARKTSAKAPKKASAATATVRKVSAVAEPEASARKVAAAKATAKKATATQKATPTRTTATKKSTAEAEAKKAAAEKTTAKKAAAEKTTARTTAKTTARASAKKAPAKKTSAKKATAVDETTTAVTAGKPTAKKAPGKKAASKKTVAKKAVAKKATKKAAPAAKGAAKAAKQTGASTVRAKKTAGGASAADTSAAALPTARTVAATPPGELAVRPGEDPWTPEEVAEARAELAGEMIRLANEISTSEEALVGMMRDSGDGAGDDDADTGTKNITREHELALAANAREMLEQTERALLRLDAGTYGLCEICGKPIGKARMQAFPRATLCVEDKQKQERRG, encoded by the coding sequence ATGGTGGCGAAGAAGACCGCCGGGAAGACGGGGTCCGCACGATCCACCGCCGCTGGAGCGGCGGCCAAGGATACGAGCGGGAAGAAGAGCACCGTGGCGAAGAAGGCCGCGGCAGGCAGTGGGAAGCAGGGCGCCAGGAAGACGTCGGCGAAGGCGCCGAAGAAGGCGTCGGCTGCCACGGCGACGGTGAGGAAGGTGTCGGCGGTCGCGGAGCCGGAGGCATCCGCCAGGAAGGTGGCCGCGGCCAAGGCCACCGCGAAGAAGGCCACTGCGACGCAGAAGGCGACCCCGACCAGGACGACGGCCACCAAGAAGTCCACGGCTGAGGCCGAGGCGAAGAAGGCTGCGGCCGAGAAGACGACCGCCAAGAAGGCTGCGGCCGAGAAGACGACCGCCAGGACGACTGCCAAGACAACTGCCAGGGCGAGCGCCAAAAAGGCGCCCGCCAAGAAGACGAGCGCGAAGAAGGCGACGGCCGTGGACGAGACGACGACCGCAGTGACGGCCGGGAAGCCTACGGCGAAGAAGGCGCCTGGGAAGAAGGCCGCGTCCAAGAAGACGGTGGCCAAGAAGGCCGTGGCCAAAAAGGCAACGAAGAAGGCCGCGCCCGCGGCCAAGGGGGCGGCCAAGGCCGCGAAGCAGACAGGAGCCAGCACGGTGCGAGCGAAGAAGACCGCGGGTGGGGCATCCGCCGCGGACACCAGCGCGGCAGCGCTGCCCACGGCCCGTACAGTGGCCGCGACACCGCCGGGTGAGCTCGCGGTACGACCCGGCGAGGACCCGTGGACCCCCGAGGAGGTCGCCGAGGCGCGCGCCGAGCTGGCGGGCGAGATGATCCGGCTGGCCAACGAGATCAGCACCTCGGAGGAGGCGCTGGTCGGGATGATGCGGGACTCCGGGGACGGCGCGGGTGACGACGACGCCGACACCGGGACGAAGAACATCACGCGCGAGCACGAGCTGGCGCTCGCCGCGAATGCGCGCGAGATGCTGGAGCAGACCGAGCGTGCGCTGCTGCGCCTCGACGCCGGGACGTACGGCCTCTGCGAGATCTGTGGGAAGCCCATCGGCAAGGCGCGGATGCAGGCGTTCCCGCGCGCGACGCTCTGCGTCGAGGACAAGCAGAAGCAGGAACGACGCGGCTAG
- the lspA gene encoding signal peptidase II translates to MAEAERIIGTPDVDGEAAAPAEQPKGRRKIAVLFGVAVVAYLIDLVSKMIVVAKLEHHEPIEVVGDLLKFEAVRNPGAAFGMGEAFTVIFTCIAATVIIVIARLARKLYSLPWAIALGLLLGGALGNLTDRIFRSPGVFEGAVVDFIAPAHFAVFNLADSAIVCGGFLIVILSFKGLDPDGTVHKD, encoded by the coding sequence GTGGCAGAGGCGGAGCGCATCATCGGTACGCCAGATGTTGACGGCGAGGCTGCGGCGCCCGCCGAGCAGCCCAAGGGCAGGCGCAAGATCGCCGTGCTCTTCGGGGTGGCGGTCGTGGCCTACCTGATCGACCTCGTCAGCAAGATGATCGTGGTGGCCAAGCTGGAGCACCACGAGCCGATCGAGGTCGTCGGCGATCTGCTGAAGTTCGAAGCGGTACGCAATCCCGGCGCCGCCTTCGGCATGGGCGAGGCCTTCACCGTGATCTTCACCTGCATCGCGGCGACCGTGATCATCGTGATTGCCCGGCTGGCGCGCAAGCTCTACAGCCTGCCGTGGGCGATCGCGCTCGGGCTGCTGCTCGGGGGCGCGCTCGGCAATCTCACCGACCGGATCTTCCGTTCCCCGGGCGTCTTCGAGGGCGCGGTCGTCGACTTCATCGCGCCCGCGCATTTCGCCGTCTTCAACCTCGCCGACTCCGCGATCGTCTGCGGCGGGTTCCTCATTGTGATCCTGTCCTTCAAGGGCCTGGACCCCGACGGGACCGTCCACAAGGACTGA
- a CDS encoding RluA family pseudouridine synthase, with the protein MSTVPEIRTLPVPDGLEGERVDAAISRMFGFSRTKAADLAAAGKVQVDGSVVGKSERVHGGAWLEVEMPQAPAPVQIVAEPVEGMEIVHDDEDIVVIVKPVGVAAHPSPGWTGTTVIGGLAAAGYRISTSGAAERQGIVHRLDVGTSGLMVVAKSERAYTLLKAQFRDRVVDKRYHALVQGHPDPLSGTIDAPIGRHPNHDYKWAVTADGKASVTHYDLIEAFRAASLLDIKLETGRTHQIRVHMAAHKHPCVGDLTYGADPTLGKRLGLTRQWLHAVRLGFEHPSDGQWVEFESSYPQDLQAALDKITAESE; encoded by the coding sequence GTGAGTACAGTTCCCGAGATCCGCACCCTGCCCGTACCCGACGGCCTTGAGGGCGAGCGCGTCGACGCCGCCATCTCCCGGATGTTCGGGTTCTCCCGTACGAAAGCGGCCGACCTGGCAGCCGCCGGAAAGGTGCAGGTCGACGGCTCGGTGGTAGGAAAGTCCGAGCGGGTGCACGGCGGTGCGTGGCTCGAGGTCGAGATGCCGCAGGCGCCGGCGCCGGTGCAGATCGTGGCCGAGCCGGTCGAGGGCATGGAGATCGTGCATGACGACGAGGACATCGTCGTCATCGTGAAGCCGGTCGGCGTGGCCGCGCACCCGAGCCCCGGCTGGACCGGGACCACGGTCATCGGCGGCCTAGCGGCGGCGGGCTACCGGATCTCGACCTCGGGCGCAGCCGAGCGGCAGGGCATCGTGCACCGCCTCGACGTCGGTACGTCCGGACTGATGGTCGTCGCCAAGTCGGAGCGGGCGTACACCCTGCTGAAGGCGCAATTCCGCGACCGGGTCGTGGACAAGCGGTACCACGCTCTGGTCCAGGGCCACCCGGACCCGCTGAGCGGCACGATCGACGCACCCATCGGCCGGCACCCGAACCACGACTACAAGTGGGCCGTGACGGCCGACGGCAAGGCCTCCGTCACGCACTACGACCTCATCGAGGCCTTCCGGGCCGCCTCACTGCTGGACATCAAGCTGGAGACCGGTCGTACGCACCAGATCCGGGTGCACATGGCGGCGCACAAACACCCCTGCGTGGGCGATCTGACCTACGGCGCGGACCCGACGCTCGGGAAGCGGCTGGGGCTGACGAGGCAGTGGCTGCACGCCGTCCGCCTCGGCTTCGAGCACCCGTCGGACGGGCAGTGGGTCGAGTTCGAGAGCTCGTACCCGCAGGACCTGCAGGCGGCGCTGGACAAGATCACGGCGGAGAGTGAATGA